One part of the Ruegeria sp. AD91A genome encodes these proteins:
- a CDS encoding LysR family transcriptional regulator — MACAARTEGVKLISAKGRDIEFSISVGAMPWGWDEASQCIYVAECGYLAIYYSKKWNSYLDRFHALGVFVKVAELNGFSAAARHLNMSPPTVTRLVSMLEDSLGLRLFVRTTRSVMLTDGGRRFFEDARRILMELEEAERAAVGSYAEPTGELSVTSSVLFGRMFVTPILGEFLDLYPKLSSRTLYLDRVVNLIDEGLDVGIRIGNLADSSLMAVRCGAVRQVVCAAPSYLDLHGEPDTPDDLANHAIINSTALHASAQWYFRKGETVVTKRVSPRISMNTNDAVIELALKGHGIGRLLSYQVAPYIADGRLKTVLNSFEPPEVPIHLVHQEGRTVSAKVRAFVDFAAKRLKSDPFLDGFKLRPES, encoded by the coding sequence TTGGCCTGCGCTGCACGTACGGAAGGCGTAAAACTGATTTCTGCAAAAGGACGTGACATTGAATTCTCCATCTCGGTCGGGGCGATGCCCTGGGGCTGGGATGAAGCTAGTCAATGCATTTACGTTGCGGAATGCGGATACTTGGCAATATATTATTCCAAAAAGTGGAATAGTTATTTGGATCGATTTCATGCATTAGGCGTTTTCGTGAAGGTAGCCGAGCTGAATGGCTTCTCCGCCGCTGCACGCCACCTCAATATGTCGCCACCAACAGTAACCCGGCTGGTATCCATGCTGGAGGACAGCCTGGGGCTTCGTCTTTTTGTGCGCACCACTCGCTCGGTTATGCTGACTGATGGCGGGCGAAGATTCTTTGAAGATGCCAGACGCATTCTGATGGAGCTTGAAGAGGCAGAGCGTGCTGCTGTTGGATCTTATGCCGAACCGACCGGAGAACTCAGTGTGACCTCATCGGTGTTGTTTGGCCGTATGTTCGTCACTCCGATTCTGGGCGAATTTCTGGATCTGTATCCAAAGCTCTCCTCGCGCACGCTTTATTTGGACCGCGTGGTCAATCTGATTGATGAGGGCCTCGACGTCGGCATCAGAATTGGAAACCTTGCAGATTCAAGTCTGATGGCCGTGAGATGCGGCGCGGTGAGGCAGGTCGTGTGTGCGGCTCCATCATATCTCGACTTGCACGGCGAACCCGACACACCCGACGACCTGGCCAATCACGCCATCATTAATTCAACTGCCCTGCACGCATCGGCCCAATGGTATTTTCGAAAGGGCGAAACGGTCGTGACAAAACGCGTAAGCCCGCGCATCAGTATGAACACCAATGACGCGGTGATTGAGCTGGCCCTGAAAGGGCATGGCATCGGGCGGCTCTTGTCCTATCAGGTGGCACCCTACATTGCGGACGGGCGGCTCAAGACCGTTCTGAATTCGTTTGAACCACCCGAGGTCCCCATCCATCTTGTGCATCAAGAAGGCCGCACCGTGTCTGCAAAGGTGCGCGCCTTTGTTGATTTTGCGGCCAAGCGTCTCAAGTCCGACCCCTTTTTGGATGGTTTCAAACTCAGGCCTGAAAGCTAG